A region of Nostoc sp. 'Peltigera membranacea cyanobiont' N6 DNA encodes the following proteins:
- a CDS encoding iron uptake porin, producing the protein MSHLLWKTLALSPVVLGVTVLVSARVLAAEVADSSEDIKAKAVQTEAPIASNASIFIQTEQPKVNQQLVAQKTDNNQVLEEINRYSSESKNQNSLSQVTSVSQFSDVQPTDWAFQALQSLVERYGCIAGYPNSTYRGNRALTRYEFAAGLNACLDRVNELIATATADLVTKQDLATLQRLQEEFSAELATLRGRVDAVEARTAELEAHQFSTTTKLVGEAIFAVTDNFGSNDNNNTVFQDRVRLDLQTSFTGKDTLHTRLATGNAVGLALPGGTFEGTQTFNLSPSTNNSVFIDWLSYYFPLGNSQVYVAATGGIHSDYVPTVNPYFEDYDGGNGALSTFASESPIYRIGGGAGAGVNLAFGKGGGGFEPSLTLGYLASQANNPGINTGLLEGNYAALGQLNLKVGDRFTLAATYVHGYHNGGTVLFDAGSASTTTGVVGTAQANFVGAGNPYISNSYGLEAAFKPSDKLSISGFAVYSDITGLGANDNGQVWSYGAGLALPDFGKKGNVLGLFAGVEPYVGGNAGDKPYHFEGFYKYRVTDNISITPGVIWLTNPGQIAGNNDDAIIGTLRTTFNF; encoded by the coding sequence ATGTCTCATTTATTGTGGAAAACTCTGGCACTAAGTCCAGTAGTTTTGGGAGTGACGGTGTTGGTTTCCGCTAGAGTTCTGGCTGCTGAAGTAGCAGACTCTTCTGAAGATATAAAGGCAAAAGCTGTTCAGACAGAAGCACCAATAGCTTCTAATGCTTCAATATTTATTCAAACAGAGCAACCAAAAGTTAATCAGCAATTAGTTGCCCAAAAGACTGATAACAATCAGGTTTTAGAAGAGATTAACCGCTACAGCAGTGAAAGCAAGAATCAGAATTCGCTGTCTCAAGTCACATCAGTTTCTCAGTTTTCTGATGTACAGCCGACTGACTGGGCGTTCCAAGCTTTGCAATCCCTGGTTGAACGCTACGGTTGTATTGCTGGATACCCAAATTCCACTTATCGAGGCAACCGGGCATTGACTCGTTATGAATTTGCCGCAGGTTTGAATGCTTGTTTAGATCGGGTTAATGAACTGATTGCCACTGCAACTGCTGACTTGGTGACAAAACAGGATTTGGCAACCCTCCAGCGTCTGCAAGAGGAATTCTCGGCAGAACTAGCAACTCTGCGTGGTCGAGTAGATGCCGTAGAAGCACGGACAGCTGAACTGGAAGCACATCAGTTTTCTACTACCACAAAATTGGTGGGTGAAGCAATTTTTGCCGTCACAGATAACTTTGGCAGCAACGACAACAACAACACTGTTTTCCAAGACAGGGTGCGCTTAGATTTGCAAACCAGCTTTACAGGTAAAGATACCTTGCATACTAGGCTTGCAACTGGTAATGCAGTTGGATTGGCTTTACCAGGTGGCACATTTGAAGGGACTCAAACCTTTAACCTATCCCCTTCTACCAACAACAGTGTTTTTATAGACTGGTTGTCCTATTACTTCCCTCTTGGCAACTCCCAAGTTTACGTAGCTGCTACTGGAGGTATTCACAGCGATTACGTTCCTACCGTCAACCCATATTTTGAGGATTATGATGGCGGTAACGGTGCTTTGTCTACTTTTGCCTCCGAAAGCCCAATCTATCGGATTGGCGGTGGTGCTGGTGCCGGCGTTAACTTAGCCTTTGGTAAAGGTGGCGGTGGCTTTGAACCTTCATTAACCCTTGGCTACTTGGCATCTCAAGCGAATAACCCTGGTATAAATACGGGTTTATTAGAGGGTAACTATGCTGCTTTAGGACAGTTGAACTTAAAAGTAGGCGATCGCTTCACCTTAGCTGCTACCTACGTCCACGGTTATCATAATGGTGGTACTGTTTTATTCGATGCAGGCTCTGCGAGTACAACAACTGGTGTAGTCGGTACTGCACAAGCTAACTTTGTCGGTGCTGGCAATCCATATATCAGTAATTCCTACGGCCTTGAGGCTGCTTTCAAACCGAGTGACAAACTCTCGATTAGTGGCTTTGCAGTTTACAGCGACATCACAGGACTTGGTGCTAATGATAATGGTCAAGTTTGGAGTTATGGAGCCGGGTTAGCTCTGCCAGACTTCGGTAAGAAGGGCAACGTTTTAGGACTTTTTGCAGGTGTTGAACCTTATGTTGGAGGTAATGCTGGTGATAAGCCTTACCACTTTGAAGGTTTCTATAAGTATCGCGTAACCGATAACATCTCGATCACCCCTGGGGTAATTTGGTTAACAAATCCTGGTCAAATTGCTGGCAACAATGATGATGCAATCATTGGGACGCTGAGAACAACTTTCAACTTCTAA
- the kdpC gene encoding K(+)-transporting ATPase subunit C: MSFAREASRAVRSTLVLWVIGAIIYPFAMIAIGQIAFPFQANGSLLKNNAGQVVGSALIGQPFTSDRYFNSRPSTTSYSTADPKKDDAGVLKTGVSGASNLAPSNPALLERIKGKDDPDPSKKIEGDLTRLKTAGVQPTGDLVYTSGSSLDPHITPEAAIAQIARVAKTRGFQPNQLETLIAQNTDGRFLGIFGEPGVNVLKLNLALDRINGK; encoded by the coding sequence ATGAGTTTTGCACGTGAAGCTAGTAGAGCAGTTCGTTCTACCTTGGTACTCTGGGTAATTGGTGCGATTATTTATCCTTTTGCGATGATTGCTATTGGGCAGATTGCGTTTCCGTTTCAGGCAAATGGTAGTCTGCTAAAAAATAATGCAGGCCAAGTTGTGGGTTCTGCTTTGATTGGTCAACCCTTTACTAGCGATCGCTATTTTAACAGTCGTCCCAGTACCACGAGCTACAGTACAGCCGATCCCAAAAAAGATGATGCCGGAGTTTTGAAAACTGGGGTTTCCGGCGCTAGTAACTTGGCTCCCAGTAATCCCGCATTGCTGGAACGCATCAAAGGTAAAGATGATCCAGACCCCAGCAAAAAAATTGAAGGCGATTTGACTCGTCTGAAAACCGCAGGAGTGCAGCCCACTGGCGATTTAGTCTATACCTCTGGTTCCAGCCTTGACCCTCATATTACTCCCGAAGCTGCGATCGCGCAAATTGCACGAGTAGCCAAAACGCGAGGATTTCAGCCGAACCAACTAGAAACTTTGATTGCTCAAAACACCGATGGTCGCTTTCTCGGCATCTTTGGCGAACCTGGAGTGAATGTGTTGAAGCTGAATTTAGCTCTGGATCGGATTAATGGAAAATAG
- a CDS encoding GumC family protein translates to MENHSSKSPSYNQNSSSVPPFIHQPQPFPMSEGEESDWSFPQFLSVVRRRALTIAGVTITLTTVVFVSLILNRELPVYEGNFRLLVEPVNDDTKVVDIVKDPNVGKSGLDYESQIQVLKSPELMGKIVKQLEAKYPDISYNSLIANMTISRFAETKIIEVRYRSHDPNQIQVVLNQISKDYIDYSRQKRQTNLRQGIKFVEQQLPFIQNRVDQIQKELQTFRQKYDFVDPEAQSGQVVSQVTNLSEQRQLINQKIAEARANLSFLQQNNGKLAVLNDATLYQQLLGQVQQLDLKIATESTRLQDNNPAMQTLKQKRASLVPLLKNEEQRFLGTKIAAVTTQLQALEVQSQELAKVERKIELQRKQWPILARQYTELQRKLQVATESLNRFLSTRENLQIQISQTELGWQLLEAPSKPQFPISDSSIKRYLIPGLIASLALGIGVALLLEKLDNTYHSVQALKEKVKLPLLGNIPFEKQVENTQDHIPTRKFPIIRIPTPILQGIPGLAVLADREHSNYATKFLEALRVLYTNVQFLSSDRPIASIIISSAMPGDGKSTIAFHLAQVATGMGQRVLIVDADLRQPKIHTLSGLNNLWGLSNLILTNLPMSEVIRQLPSMNQLSVITSGPIPPDPTKLLSSEKMKRLMIDFHNAFDLVIYDSPPILGLADTNLLAPHTDGILLVVKMDKTDSSTIQRTLDHLKFSRMNVLGMVSNGQKGNVNSY, encoded by the coding sequence ATGGAGAATCATTCTTCTAAATCCCCAAGTTATAACCAGAATAGTAGCTCTGTACCGCCATTTATTCATCAGCCTCAACCATTTCCGATGTCTGAAGGGGAAGAGAGTGATTGGAGTTTTCCTCAATTTCTGAGTGTTGTACGGCGACGAGCGCTAACGATCGCAGGGGTAACTATTACTCTCACGACAGTTGTTTTTGTTAGCTTGATACTAAACCGGGAGCTACCAGTATATGAAGGCAATTTTCGTCTGTTAGTGGAACCTGTAAATGATGACACTAAAGTAGTGGATATTGTCAAAGACCCTAACGTAGGCAAGTCTGGTCTAGATTATGAAAGTCAAATTCAGGTTCTCAAAAGTCCTGAATTGATGGGAAAGATTGTGAAGCAATTGGAAGCTAAGTATCCAGATATTAGCTATAATTCGCTGATCGCAAACATGACGATTTCTCGGTTTGCTGAAACCAAGATTATAGAAGTTCGTTATCGAAGCCACGATCCAAATCAGATTCAAGTTGTACTCAACCAAATTTCTAAGGATTATATAGATTACAGTCGGCAAAAGCGACAAACCAACTTACGTCAAGGGATTAAGTTCGTTGAGCAACAACTCCCATTCATCCAAAATCGAGTCGATCAGATTCAGAAAGAACTGCAAACGTTCCGGCAAAAGTACGACTTTGTTGACCCAGAAGCCCAATCTGGCCAAGTTGTTAGTCAAGTCACTAACTTGTCTGAGCAACGACAATTAATCAATCAAAAAATAGCTGAAGCTCGTGCCAATCTATCTTTTTTGCAACAGAATAATGGCAAGCTGGCAGTTCTTAATGATGCTACTTTGTATCAGCAGTTATTGGGTCAAGTACAGCAACTAGACCTTAAAATTGCTACAGAGTCAACTCGTTTGCAAGATAATAACCCAGCTATGCAAACATTGAAACAGAAACGGGCAAGTTTGGTACCCTTGCTAAAAAACGAAGAGCAACGCTTTTTAGGTACAAAAATTGCAGCAGTAACGACTCAACTTCAAGCTTTAGAAGTGCAAAGCCAAGAGCTTGCTAAAGTAGAACGGAAAATTGAACTACAGCGCAAACAATGGCCAATCTTGGCACGACAATATACTGAATTACAGCGAAAATTACAGGTGGCGACCGAGAGTCTGAATCGTTTTCTTTCTACTCGTGAAAATCTCCAAATTCAGATATCTCAGACAGAACTTGGTTGGCAGTTACTTGAGGCACCAAGTAAGCCGCAATTTCCTATCTCTGATTCGAGCATCAAACGTTATTTAATCCCAGGATTGATTGCTAGTCTAGCTTTAGGAATCGGTGTTGCCCTACTACTGGAAAAGCTTGATAATACCTACCATAGCGTTCAGGCACTGAAAGAGAAGGTCAAACTGCCGTTGTTGGGAAATATTCCATTTGAAAAGCAAGTCGAAAATACTCAAGACCATATCCCCACACGAAAATTTCCCATAATCAGAATACCAACTCCTATTCTTCAAGGCATTCCTGGGTTAGCTGTTTTAGCCGATCGAGAGCATAGCAACTATGCAACAAAATTTCTAGAAGCTTTGCGGGTACTTTATACAAATGTCCAATTCCTCAGTTCCGATCGCCCCATTGCTTCCATAATTATTAGTTCAGCCATGCCTGGTGATGGTAAGTCTACTATTGCTTTTCATTTAGCTCAGGTAGCTACAGGTATGGGACAAAGAGTACTAATTGTAGATGCTGATTTACGCCAACCTAAGATTCACACCTTATCAGGTTTAAATAACTTATGGGGATTAAGCAATTTAATCTTGACAAACCTACCAATGAGTGAGGTAATCCGGCAACTACCTTCAATGAATCAATTATCTGTAATAACTTCTGGGCCAATACCACCCGATCCCACAAAGCTGCTCTCGTCTGAAAAGATGAAGCGACTAATGATAGATTTCCATAACGCTTTTGATTTGGTGATTTATGACTCTCCCCCGATTTTGGGGCTAGCTGATACTAACCTGCTAGCACCACATACTGATGGCATATTGCTAGTAGTAAAGATGGACAAAACAGACTCGTCAACGATCCAGCGAACTTTAGATCATCTAAAATTTTCTCGGATGAATGTCTTAGGGATGGTTAGTAACGGTCAGAAGGGCAACGTCAACAGTTATTAG
- a CDS encoding potassium-transporting ATPase subunit F, producing MKPVRIRSTILASQVLEEITDIWCQWRRQKLPLYLFLAMCFNLVVAPLVYAATGEELTRSQSWGLGLLGMVTLGLSIYLFFVMFVPEKF from the coding sequence ATGAAACCTGTTCGTATCCGCAGCACTATCCTTGCATCACAAGTACTTGAAGAAATAACTGATATCTGGTGTCAATGGCGCAGACAAAAGCTGCCACTGTATTTGTTCCTGGCGATGTGTTTCAACCTAGTGGTTGCACCTCTAGTCTATGCAGCTACAGGTGAAGAACTTACCCGCAGTCAATCTTGGGGATTAGGACTGTTAGGAATGGTGACGCTAGGGCTTTCCATCTATTTATTTTTTGTAATGTTTGTACCGGAGAAATTCTAA
- a CDS encoding pentapeptide repeat-containing protein, whose product MNLLLRPLIAMAFFLTPSLVTQGNNLLLNHVIQQLQETRKCFGCNLSGVNFSGANLQRIDLRSANLQGANLKNANLRYANLEWADIRNANLQGADLTGAILKNTLLADADLQKANLEASNLEGTDFRNANLSHANLIKASKNNDIQGRNSITLCETVLPNGMILSRCERQPNI is encoded by the coding sequence ATGAATCTCTTGTTACGACCTTTGATTGCGATGGCATTTTTCCTTACTCCCTCTTTAGTTACCCAAGGCAATAATTTGCTTCTAAATCATGTAATTCAACAGCTTCAAGAAACCAGAAAATGTTTTGGCTGTAATTTATCGGGAGTTAACTTTTCCGGGGCAAACTTACAAAGAATCGACTTGCGATCGGCAAATCTTCAGGGAGCTAACCTCAAAAATGCTAATCTCCGGTATGCAAATTTAGAGTGGGCAGATATTCGGAATGCAAATCTGCAAGGAGCCGATCTAACTGGAGCGATTCTCAAAAATACATTGCTAGCTGATGCTGATTTACAAAAGGCAAATTTGGAAGCGTCTAACTTAGAAGGAACGGATTTTAGAAATGCTAATCTTAGCCACGCTAATTTAATCAAAGCTTCAAAAAACAACGATATTCAGGGTCGCAATTCTATTACTCTCTGTGAAACAGTATTGCCAAACGGAATGATATTAAGTCGCTGCGAGCGGCAACCTAATATCTGA
- the kdpB gene encoding potassium-transporting ATPase subunit KdpB: MPITTDSPSTRTPSGTRDSRRHTPKADMRGLYQRAIRESFLKLDPRITVKNPVMFVVWVGTIVTFLVTLNPNLFGTIQADTNQQRLLNGLITFILFFTLVFANFAEAVAEGRGKAQADSLRSTRSDTIANKILPDGSVQQVNSTELRRGDLVKVVANNMIPADGDVIKGIGSVDESAITGESAPVLKQPGTDIASSVTGGTRLLSDELTIRISADPGQGFIDRMISLVEGAQRSKTPNEIALTVLLAVLTQVFLIVVATMPPFVSYIANFISTAFGPEAGNSLRTGGSVAILISLLVALIPTTIGGLLSAIGIAGMDRVAQFNVIATSGRAVEACGDINTLVLDKTGTITLGNRMADEFIPLDNHSLEDVARVSLAASLFDETPEGKSIVVLAEKSQVAVDFNLDKAEGVEFSAKTRMSGTNLPDGKQIRKGAVDAIKGFVRSRGGNVPDDIDAAYERVSRLGGTPLAVCQDDKIYGVIYLKDIVKPGLRERFDQLRRMGVRTVMLTGDNRITASVIAEEAGVDDFIAEATPEDKIEVIRSEQSQGKLVAMTGDGTNDAPALAQANVGVAMNSGTQAAKEAANMVDLDSDPTKLIDLVTIGKQLLITRGALTTFSIANDIAKYFAIIPTIFAAAGIGALNIMGLKSAQSAIVSALIYNALIIPALIPLALKGVKFLPLTADQLLRRNIFIYGLGGIVAPFIAIKLIDIILPLS; the protein is encoded by the coding sequence ATGCCAATTACTACTGATTCTCCTTCAACTCGTACTCCATCTGGAACTCGTGACTCGCGGAGGCACACCCCCAAGGCAGATATGCGGGGACTTTACCAAAGAGCAATTCGGGAGTCGTTTCTCAAGCTAGATCCGCGAATTACTGTCAAAAACCCAGTGATGTTTGTTGTCTGGGTGGGGACAATTGTCACCTTTTTAGTAACCCTTAACCCAAATCTGTTTGGCACAATCCAAGCAGATACCAATCAACAACGCTTATTAAATGGGTTGATTACCTTCATTCTCTTTTTTACACTGGTTTTTGCTAACTTTGCCGAAGCCGTAGCTGAAGGACGCGGTAAAGCACAAGCTGATTCACTGCGATCGACGCGATCGGATACGATCGCTAATAAAATCCTCCCTGATGGTTCTGTACAACAAGTAAATTCTACGGAACTGCGACGGGGCGATTTGGTAAAAGTGGTTGCAAATAACATGATTCCCGCCGATGGAGATGTAATTAAAGGCATCGGTTCGGTGGATGAGTCGGCAATCACTGGGGAATCTGCGCCAGTACTAAAGCAACCAGGTACAGATATTGCCAGTTCAGTCACAGGAGGTACACGCCTACTCTCAGACGAGTTGACAATTCGGATTAGTGCCGATCCTGGACAAGGCTTTATCGATCGCATGATTTCCCTGGTAGAAGGCGCACAACGCAGCAAGACTCCCAACGAGATTGCTTTGACGGTATTGTTAGCAGTGCTAACGCAGGTGTTCTTGATTGTAGTGGCAACTATGCCGCCATTTGTTAGCTACATCGCCAACTTTATCAGCACAGCCTTTGGTCCGGAAGCGGGAAACAGTTTACGTACTGGTGGTAGCGTTGCCATTCTCATCTCCCTACTGGTAGCTTTGATTCCCACAACTATCGGTGGTTTGCTCAGTGCGATCGGTATTGCAGGGATGGATAGGGTTGCCCAGTTTAATGTCATTGCTACCTCCGGTCGAGCAGTAGAAGCCTGCGGCGACATCAACACCTTGGTGCTAGATAAGACAGGCACAATCACCTTGGGAAACCGGATGGCTGATGAGTTTATTCCTCTGGATAATCATTCACTAGAAGATGTGGCGCGAGTCTCCCTAGCTGCTAGCTTGTTTGACGAAACACCAGAAGGCAAGTCAATTGTAGTTTTAGCAGAAAAGTCTCAGGTTGCGGTCGATTTTAATCTCGACAAAGCCGAAGGTGTGGAATTTTCGGCGAAAACCCGGATGAGTGGCACAAATCTACCCGATGGCAAACAAATTCGTAAAGGAGCAGTGGATGCCATTAAAGGATTTGTCCGTTCTCGTGGTGGTAACGTTCCTGATGATATAGATGCAGCTTATGAGCGAGTTTCTCGGTTAGGCGGTACACCCTTAGCTGTTTGCCAAGATGACAAAATTTATGGTGTCATTTACCTCAAAGATATTGTCAAACCCGGTCTGCGGGAACGATTTGACCAACTCCGCCGCATGGGTGTTCGCACCGTCATGCTCACAGGTGACAACCGCATTACTGCTTCGGTAATTGCTGAAGAAGCTGGAGTGGATGATTTCATTGCCGAAGCGACTCCAGAAGACAAAATTGAGGTGATTCGCTCCGAACAATCTCAGGGTAAACTGGTGGCAATGACCGGGGATGGTACTAACGATGCACCTGCTTTGGCTCAAGCAAATGTCGGTGTGGCGATGAACTCTGGGACGCAAGCTGCCAAAGAAGCTGCTAACATGGTGGACTTGGACTCTGACCCCACGAAGCTAATTGACTTAGTAACCATAGGTAAACAACTGCTAATTACCCGTGGAGCCTTGACAACATTCTCCATCGCTAACGATATTGCCAAGTATTTTGCCATCATTCCGACTATCTTTGCGGCTGCTGGAATTGGCGCACTGAATATTATGGGATTAAAGAGTGCCCAATCTGCGATCGTCTCGGCGTTGATTTACAACGCCTTGATTATTCCGGCACTCATTCCGTTAGCACTCAAAGGGGTGAAATTCTTACCTTTAACGGCAGATCAACTGCTACGCCGCAACATCTTCATCTATGGACTTGGTGGCATCGTTGCTCCCTTTATTGCTATCAAACTGATAGATATTATCTTACCTTTGTCTTAA
- a CDS encoding DUF7219 family protein: MAQPNYQDKNSFFYPRSRYYGQIKPENLVFNANLQEFAQRVGYITNLETAGKLSPEEAFCQLEALWKQLVNSKIKLEISSDISV; encoded by the coding sequence ATGGCACAACCAAATTATCAAGATAAAAATAGCTTTTTCTACCCTCGAAGTCGCTATTACGGTCAAATTAAGCCAGAGAACCTAGTATTTAATGCCAACCTCCAAGAATTTGCTCAAAGAGTTGGTTATATCACTAATTTAGAGACTGCTGGAAAACTATCTCCAGAAGAAGCTTTCTGTCAACTGGAAGCACTCTGGAAACAGTTAGTAAATAGTAAAATTAAGCTGGAAATCAGTAGTGATATATCAGTTTAA
- a CDS encoding TrkA C-terminal domain-containing protein, whose protein sequence is MFKNNRSLEPSLFGVLIQTNSVYLGIHLTEIQLPDRCAFLGILRDNQVFSATENPSIFAGDYILAIATHPMMIPALKVTLKKIHSVYYSLNSCLLEARPTVSQAINSDDSDVPNNFNSIYLLDK, encoded by the coding sequence GTGTTCAAAAACAACAGAAGTTTAGAGCCAAGCTTGTTTGGTGTTTTAATCCAAACTAATAGTGTTTATCTCGGCATTCATTTAACTGAAATTCAATTACCCGATCGATGCGCTTTTCTAGGAATTTTAAGAGATAATCAAGTCTTTTCAGCAACAGAGAACCCTTCTATTTTCGCTGGAGACTACATTTTAGCAATAGCAACCCATCCGATGATGATTCCCGCTCTCAAAGTCACTCTTAAGAAAATTCATTCTGTTTACTATTCTCTTAACAGTTGCCTACTGGAAGCTCGACCAACAGTCAGCCAAGCGATTAATTCAGATGATTCAGATGTACCAAACAACTTCAATTCCATATATTTATTAGATAAATGA
- a CDS encoding glycosyltransferase family 4 protein produces the protein MRLNEWINQKLLQSIATRLDVKNDYSLKTQQSIKLSVITQFFPPDYAPTGQLIEELVKQLGQQGVDIEVFTSQPGYAFDSQTTALAVERVGGIRIQRSRTAQLWPGRIRGKAVNGVLYTLRAVLYMLRAWRRSNVLLVTTAPPFLPIIGYLAYLVFRLPYVCILYDLYPDIAIALGVVSKDNWLARLWRAINKQIWLNAKGIVVLSPAMKQQVLANCPQVADKISVIHSWANPELIVPIAKQENWFALKHNLVNKFTVLYSGNMGRCHDMATMLQAAQLLLDEPVHFVCIGGGAKKDELIQEVNQLGLLNFTFLPYQDKQVLPYSLTACDLSLVSVDASTESLVVPSKLYSALASGRPIAVICSQYSYLRQLIAEANCGSTFDNGDSHALAQFIRLLSRDRQLGERMGKAGRQYLRSHFTPKIISQQYLDVLQRAVLPDGVISMSQSHTK, from the coding sequence ATGAGACTTAATGAATGGATTAATCAAAAACTTTTACAATCCATTGCTACCCGATTAGATGTTAAAAATGACTATTCTCTAAAAACTCAGCAATCCATCAAATTGTCTGTAATCACCCAGTTTTTCCCACCAGACTATGCTCCTACAGGACAATTGATTGAGGAACTGGTGAAACAGTTAGGGCAGCAAGGAGTGGATATTGAGGTTTTTACGAGTCAGCCAGGATATGCGTTTGACTCTCAAACTACTGCTTTAGCAGTTGAACGTGTGGGTGGAATCCGAATTCAGCGATCGCGCACAGCCCAACTTTGGCCGGGGCGAATTCGTGGCAAAGCTGTGAATGGTGTCTTATACACCTTGCGGGCTGTACTATATATGCTCCGAGCTTGGCGACGCAGCAATGTATTATTAGTAACTACAGCCCCACCATTTTTACCAATCATCGGATATCTGGCTTATCTGGTGTTCCGACTTCCCTATGTTTGCATTCTCTACGATCTTTATCCCGATATTGCGATCGCGCTGGGAGTAGTCTCAAAGGATAACTGGCTGGCTCGGTTATGGCGTGCCATTAACAAACAGATTTGGCTAAATGCTAAAGGGATTGTGGTTCTTAGTCCAGCCATGAAACAGCAAGTGCTAGCAAATTGCCCGCAAGTAGCCGATAAGATTTCGGTAATTCACAGTTGGGCGAACCCGGAATTGATTGTGCCAATTGCCAAGCAAGAAAACTGGTTTGCCTTGAAGCATAATTTAGTCAACAAATTTACCGTCCTCTACTCCGGGAATATGGGGCGCTGCCATGATATGGCAACTATGCTGCAAGCAGCCCAGCTACTTCTAGATGAACCAGTTCATTTTGTCTGCATTGGTGGTGGAGCGAAAAAGGATGAATTGATTCAAGAAGTGAATCAATTAGGACTCTTGAATTTTACCTTTCTGCCATATCAAGACAAGCAGGTGCTGCCCTATTCTTTAACGGCTTGCGATCTATCACTAGTGAGTGTAGATGCATCAACCGAGAGTTTAGTCGTTCCTAGCAAGCTTTACTCAGCTTTAGCATCTGGAAGACCGATAGCGGTGATTTGTTCGCAGTATTCATACCTGAGACAACTAATTGCCGAAGCCAATTGTGGTAGCACCTTTGACAATGGAGACAGTCATGCTCTAGCTCAATTTATTCGCTTACTCAGTCGCGATCGGCAATTAGGAGAGCGGATGGGCAAGGCAGGTCGTCAGTATTTGCGATCGCACTTCACACCTAAGATTATCTCTCAACAATACCTTGATGTTTTGCAACGAGCGGTATTACCTGATGGTGTGATATCTATGTCTCAAAGTCATACAAAATAG